From Ignisphaera aggregans DSM 17230, the proteins below share one genomic window:
- a CDS encoding Radical SAM domain protein (COGs: COG1180 Pyruvate-formate lyase-activating enzyme~InterPro IPR007197~KEGG: tpe:Tpen_1470 radical SAM domain-containing protein~PFAM: Radical SAM domain protein~SPTR: A1S087 Radical SAM domain protein~PFAM: Radical SAM superfamily), which yields MYVMKRAQLFTPLENGIVRCDVCERRCYIKPGQRGLCGNYVNIDGALYHFGYGKLSAIESRPIEIKPLFHYWPNSTALTFSNWGCNFFCPWCQNHHLSFRLPKEDDSIYTPQDLLKMAIINGDEGFSASFNEPTTNFDFLIDLAELAKNNNLYFMMVTNGYLTLRAIDMLFSLGVDGWSIDIKGCPKIKRALVSIDHSIVYRNAKYIIDLGGHVEMVYLVITNTNDFNECIEWIIDNHINRLGANIPLHINRYFPAHVWREPPTNINILKHIADRARKEGIEYVYIGNVHDPELETTKCPKCGKVLIRRVYYRVTHFDLDRDGEKYKCPRCGYIIPIRGRYIPWK from the coding sequence GTGTATGTTATGAAGAGAGCACAGCTCTTTACCCCTCTTGAAAATGGTATTGTTAGGTGTGATGTTTGTGAGAGGAGGTGTTATATAAAACCTGGTCAGAGGGGGTTATGTGGAAATTATGTTAATATTGATGGAGCTTTATATCATTTTGGATATGGAAAGCTTAGTGCTATTGAGAGTAGACCTATAGAGATAAAACCTCTTTTTCACTATTGGCCAAATAGTACAGCTCTAACATTTTCTAATTGGGGATGTAACTTCTTCTGTCCATGGTGCCAAAACCATCATCTAAGTTTTAGACTTCCTAAGGAGGATGATAGTATCTATACACCTCAAGACCTTCTTAAGATGGCTATAATAAATGGTGATGAGGGTTTTTCTGCAAGTTTTAATGAGCCTACAACAAATTTTGACTTTTTAATAGATCTAGCTGAACTTGCAAAGAATAATAATCTCTATTTCATGATGGTTACAAATGGTTATCTAACTCTTAGAGCTATAGACATGTTATTTAGTCTTGGTGTAGATGGATGGAGTATAGATATAAAGGGGTGTCCAAAGATAAAAAGAGCTTTAGTATCCATAGATCATAGCATTGTGTATAGAAATGCTAAGTACATAATAGATTTGGGTGGCCATGTTGAGATGGTATATCTCGTTATTACAAATACAAATGATTTTAATGAATGTATTGAGTGGATAATAGATAATCATATCAATAGACTTGGAGCTAATATACCTCTACATATAAATAGATATTTTCCTGCACATGTATGGAGAGAACCTCCAACTAATATTAATATTCTTAAACATATTGCCGATAGGGCTAGGAAGGAGGGAATAGAATATGTATACATAGGCAATGTTCATGACCCTGAGCTAGAAACTACAAAGTGTCCAAAATGTGGTAAGGTATTAATTAGAAGGGTTTACTATAGAGTTACACATTTTGATCTTGATAGAGATGGAGAGAAATATAAGTGTCCAAGGTGTGGATATATAATACCGATAAGAGGTAGATATATACCATGGAAATAG
- a CDS encoding hypothetical protein (KEGG: hypothetical protein LOC100025200~SPTR: B6A9A1 Putative uncharacterized protein): protein MEKTVREVIPTTIVERYTETETKTVTITPQSITVYTTVERTKIFTEATTFLRNTTISIPYVLPYTTTATQLRYIVVGYTSTTTNTVFSTQTITTTITRRTYDNMVYSIGFPMAIAITYSSAMFIAMLIGIYRRHLRRRIALWNMRIKNISMAIMVYLNRFWTKIKVLIQRITKIFHHLVYRL, encoded by the coding sequence GTGGAGAAGACAGTAAGAGAAGTAATACCAACAACTATTGTTGAGAGATATACTGAGACTGAGACCAAGACTGTGACAATAACTCCACAGTCAATTACAGTCTATACAACAGTAGAGAGGACAAAGATATTCACAGAGGCAACAACATTCCTAAGAAATACAACTATTTCAATCCCATATGTGCTTCCATATACAACAACAGCAACACAGCTCAGATATATTGTAGTTGGCTATACCTCTACAACTACAAATACTGTGTTCTCTACACAGACCATTACAACAACTATAACAAGAAGAACTTATGACAATATGGTCTACTCTATAGGTTTTCCAATGGCTATAGCGATAACATATTCATCAGCTATGTTTATAGCTATGCTGATAGGTATATACCGTAGACATCTAAGACGCAGGATAGCTCTTTGGAATATGAGGATTAAGAATATTTCAATGGCTATAATGGTTTATCTCAATAGATTCTGGACAAAGATAAAGGTGTTAATACAGAGAATCACAAAGATATTTCATCATTTAGTCTACCGCCTATAG
- a CDS encoding daunorubicin resistance ABC transporter ATPase subunit (COGs: COG1131 ABC-type multidrug transport system ATPase component~InterPro IPR003439:IPR003593:IPR017871:IPR005894~KEGG: tpe:Tpen_1560 ABC transporter related~PFAM: ABC transporter related~SMART: AAA ATPase~SPTR: A1S0H5 ABC transporter related~TIGRFAM: daunorubicin resistance ABC transporter ATPase subunit~PFAM: ABC transporter~TIGRFAM: daunorubicin resistance ABC transporter ATP-binding subunit) encodes MVNSNDVLAVEARDIVKVYNGVIRALDGVSLSVNVGEIRAILGPNGAGKTTLMRILTTQIPPTSGYACILGYDVVREGQKVRELIGYVPQEFSVWTDLTGYENLLIYAKLYGIQGSLRERVINEALEFMGLYEDRNRLVRTYSGGMIRRLEIAIALMLRPRILFLDEPTIGLDPRAREIVWRRILEYRKEYGTTIIFNTHYMDEAENYAERITIMNRGKIIAEGDYNQLKEYSKVYDKIVIKVDRVESALKIVRDLGIGSILKINNNEIIIEVLEPAKILPNLIDVLEKTGLHVYEATIARSGLNEIFIKLTGMTIEEAEKLGRIGEVRSMRRAIRRGG; translated from the coding sequence ATGGTTAATAGCAATGATGTTCTAGCTGTTGAGGCTAGAGATATAGTTAAAGTTTATAATGGAGTTATAAGAGCTCTCGATGGTGTAAGTCTTTCTGTTAATGTTGGAGAGATTAGAGCTATTTTAGGTCCTAATGGTGCTGGTAAGACAACTCTTATGAGGATACTAACTACACAAATACCACCAACATCTGGATATGCTTGCATCCTTGGGTATGATGTTGTTAGAGAGGGTCAGAAGGTTAGGGAGCTAATAGGTTATGTTCCACAGGAATTTTCTGTATGGACTGATCTCACTGGATATGAAAATCTTCTTATATATGCTAAGCTATATGGTATTCAAGGATCTCTAAGAGAAAGGGTTATAAATGAAGCTCTAGAGTTTATGGGGCTCTATGAGGATAGGAATAGACTTGTTAGAACATATTCAGGAGGTATGATTCGTAGATTAGAAATAGCTATAGCATTAATGCTTAGACCTAGAATACTATTCCTAGATGAACCTACAATAGGTTTAGATCCTAGAGCTAGGGAAATTGTTTGGAGGAGAATTTTAGAGTATAGAAAGGAGTATGGAACAACAATAATATTCAACACTCATTATATGGATGAAGCAGAAAACTATGCAGAGAGGATAACCATAATGAATAGGGGTAAAATTATAGCTGAAGGAGATTATAATCAGCTAAAGGAATACTCTAAGGTTTATGACAAAATAGTTATAAAAGTAGATAGAGTTGAAAGCGCTCTAAAGATAGTTAGGGATCTCGGAATAGGAAGCATACTTAAGATTAATAATAATGAGATTATCATAGAGGTTCTAGAACCTGCAAAAATACTACCTAATCTAATTGATGTTCTAGAGAAGACAGGTCTACATGTATATGAAGCAACTATAGCTAGATCTGGACTCAATGAAATCTTTATAAAACTTACAGGTATGACTATTGAGGAAGCAGAGAAGCTTGGTAGGATTGGAGAGGTTAGATCTATGAGAAGAGCTATCAGGAGGGGAGGATGA
- a CDS encoding ABC transporter related (COGs: COG1123 ATPase components of various ABC-type transport systems contain duplicated ATPase~InterPro IPR003439:IPR003593:IPR017871~KEGG: smr:Smar_0187 ABC transporter related~PFAM: ABC transporter related~SMART: AAA ATPase~SPTR: A3DKZ0 ABC transporter related~PFAM: ABC transporter), translating into MRIRVENLNVSINGFEIVKDFSMDIDRSSITAILGSSGSGKTTILRALIGIIPRIFPGKVKGVIIPSPDELQKHSFYMPQEPWYTTASPFVWMEAEYFSKFIGDVYSYLKLLNIENLVNRSIYTLSAGELQRLNIAIAASSDKNIIIFDEPLAHLDRDNMERTLDLLRKLRDEGRTIIVAEHREKILSISDEVYRLGTSQDMDPDIADILSPPEYRGEEICHIDISEYGYPGQRPILKNIRFSINKGDIVWIRGPSGSGKSTLLKLIARMYSSSSCKAICRSKPVYVSENPLLFFSEPRPILEIIQYHYDDRCKDILYRLGLNQSMLSRPILSLSSGERRRVAIAIALCMKREITILDEPSIGLDPKNRYRLLNLLAKLAREGYTFVIASHEEEFKKIATSVVSLYA; encoded by the coding sequence TTGAGGATAAGGGTTGAGAATCTTAATGTTTCAATCAATGGCTTTGAAATTGTAAAAGATTTTTCAATGGATATAGATAGAAGTAGTATAACAGCTATCCTCGGTTCATCAGGATCAGGTAAAACAACTATCTTAAGAGCCTTAATAGGAATAATACCAAGGATTTTCCCAGGTAAGGTTAAAGGTGTAATCATTCCATCACCAGATGAACTACAGAAACACTCCTTCTATATGCCTCAAGAGCCTTGGTATACAACAGCATCTCCTTTTGTATGGATGGAAGCAGAATATTTTTCTAAATTCATTGGAGATGTATATAGCTATCTAAAACTCCTTAATATAGAGAATCTCGTGAATAGAAGTATATATACTCTTAGTGCTGGTGAACTCCAAAGGTTGAATATAGCTATAGCTGCCAGCTCTGATAAAAACATCATTATATTTGACGAACCTCTAGCCCATTTAGATAGAGATAATATGGAGAGAACCCTAGATCTATTGAGAAAGCTACGAGATGAGGGTAGAACTATTATTGTAGCTGAACATAGAGAGAAAATACTTAGCATCAGCGATGAGGTATACAGACTTGGTACTTCCCAAGATATGGATCCCGATATAGCTGATATTCTTTCACCACCTGAGTATAGAGGTGAAGAAATATGTCATATAGATATCTCTGAGTATGGCTATCCAGGACAAAGACCCATCCTAAAGAATATTAGGTTTAGTATCAATAAAGGAGATATTGTATGGATTAGAGGGCCTTCGGGCTCGGGAAAATCAACCTTGTTGAAGCTTATTGCCAGGATGTATAGCTCCTCTAGCTGTAAAGCTATATGTAGATCAAAACCTGTTTATGTATCTGAAAACCCACTCCTATTCTTCTCTGAACCTAGGCCCATCCTAGAAATTATACAGTATCACTATGATGATAGATGTAAAGATATTCTATATCGACTTGGTCTCAATCAATCAATGCTTAGTAGACCTATACTCTCTCTAAGCTCTGGAGAGAGAAGGAGGGTGGCAATAGCTATAGCACTCTGTATGAAGAGAGAGATAACGATTCTTGACGAACCTTCAATAGGTTTAGATCCTAAAAATAGATACCGATTACTGAATCTCCTTGCAAAATTGGCAAGAGAGGGATATACATTTGTTATTGCATCACATGAAGAGGAATTCAAAAAGATTGCAACTAGTGTTGTGAGTCTATATGCCTAA
- a CDS encoding ABC-2 type transporter (InterPro IPR013525:IPR000412~KEGG: tpe:Tpen_1561 ABC-2 type transporter~PFAM: ABC-2 type transporter~SPTR: A1S0H6 ABC-2 type transporter~PFAM: ABC-2 type transporter~TIGRFAM: ABC transporter efflux protein, DrrB family; daunorubicin resistance ABC transporter membrane protein), with the protein MMSIVREIITFAELELRRLRHDPLEIFTRAIQPILWLTIFAEIMGSRMNLPIGVNYATYIAPGVMMQSAVFISLAYGIMLVWERDSGILKRLLTTPLRRIVIVTGRALAGAIRASTQLLIILIIAYAIGAKLCYNPLNILIAFIVLIIGCMGFTALSILIASLLKTRERFMGIINAITMPLFFTSNALYPIDIMPLALKIIAIGNPLTYIVEVLRGLLIYNSSIDILLDLGIVITFTISSIILASIWFRKIIE; encoded by the coding sequence ATGATGAGTATAGTTAGAGAAATAATAACCTTTGCAGAACTTGAACTTAGAAGACTTAGACATGACCCTTTAGAGATATTTACAAGAGCTATACAGCCAATCCTCTGGCTAACAATATTTGCTGAGATAATGGGATCAAGAATGAATCTACCTATAGGTGTAAACTATGCCACATATATAGCACCAGGAGTAATGATGCAATCAGCAGTATTCATATCTCTAGCCTATGGAATTATGCTTGTATGGGAGAGAGATTCTGGAATACTCAAAAGACTATTAACAACACCACTAAGAAGAATAGTTATTGTAACTGGAAGAGCTCTTGCAGGTGCTATAAGAGCCTCTACACAGCTATTGATAATACTTATAATAGCATATGCTATTGGTGCTAAACTATGTTACAACCCCCTAAACATTTTGATAGCATTTATAGTCTTAATAATTGGGTGTATGGGATTTACAGCACTCTCCATACTCATAGCATCTCTATTAAAAACTAGAGAAAGATTTATGGGCATAATAAATGCGATAACAATGCCACTATTCTTTACAAGCAATGCCTTATACCCCATAGATATAATGCCTCTAGCTCTAAAAATCATTGCAATAGGAAACCCTCTGACATATATAGTTGAAGTTTTAAGAGGGCTTCTTATATACAATAGCTCTATAGATATATTACTAGATCTAGGAATAGTAATAACATTTACTATATCATCTATAATCCTTGCATCAATATGGTTTAGAAAAATAATAGAATAA
- a CDS encoding hypothetical protein (KEGG: snt:SPT_0737 hypothetical protein), which produces MPKPFRFIVYYLLNSLATSNFDWYKSSSNIILIAIFITTLISGNIPLKAIVAFLLFSIPLIRFRIPLYIAILSILPALPTFLIGIIFASLTIAINSFIKAYTISMLTLAILHYINISEIAFIADKIRRGSSIYIMLIFKSIPQILKEVEEALFIAETKGKEIWRGIAVATLATYEHGVLHEEGLYTKNIYRVAPRYRVSAIIYTIVIFILILAMSILYQG; this is translated from the coding sequence ATGCCTAAACCATTTAGATTCATTGTATACTATCTCCTTAATAGTCTAGCTACATCAAATTTCGATTGGTATAAAAGCTCATCGAATATTATATTAATAGCAATATTTATAACAACTCTTATATCTGGGAATATCCCTCTAAAGGCTATAGTAGCTTTTCTCCTATTTTCAATTCCTCTCATAAGATTTAGAATACCTCTGTATATAGCTATCCTCTCAATACTTCCAGCTCTTCCCACATTCCTCATAGGGATAATATTTGCCTCTCTTACTATAGCCATAAATAGCTTTATCAAGGCATACACTATATCGATGCTAACACTAGCAATTCTACACTACATAAATATCTCGGAAATAGCTTTTATAGCAGATAAAATAAGGAGAGGGTCATCTATATACATAATGCTGATATTCAAATCAATACCACAGATATTGAAGGAAGTTGAAGAAGCTTTATTCATAGCAGAGACAAAGGGCAAAGAGATTTGGAGAGGTATTGCTGTAGCAACCCTTGCAACATATGAACATGGAGTTCTACATGAGGAGGGGCTGTATACAAAAAATATCTATAGAGTAGCTCCAAGATATAGAGTTAGTGCTATCATATATACAATAGTAATATTTATACTCATTCTAGCAATGTCTATTCTATACCAAGGCTAA
- a CDS encoding conserved hypothetical protein (KEGG: dka:DKAM_1194 hypothetical protein~SPTR: B8D5Y9 Putative uncharacterized protein), which produces MKVCIDGVPLLIILIMIIVSLVGISISFASSRDVATYINWVRYINPSMYNDWATATCIYGDYIYVVGVARNSTQHTMIRIEKRYKYDGELEAWKVYGFGIPFECLFVDEKLYVVGANVSTPGIWQWLIIELDTDLNVLRSRTSIPSIGGGWAYSVDSDGEHLYIAGFGMSPTGMEWHVEKWRIDILSPVYAKSWKPSPEDSWAFGITYNNFTKQLWVVGYYYNPDVDNACWRIEILDTNLTHVKAINIDGLCGAGASTVVFDENGNGYVVGNGIALINSTGGRNWIY; this is translated from the coding sequence GTGAAAGTGTGTATAGATGGGGTACCCCTACTAATTATACTAATTATGATTATAGTATCACTAGTAGGAATATCTATCTCTTTTGCAAGTAGTAGAGATGTTGCTACATATATTAACTGGGTTAGATATATCAATCCATCTATGTATAACGATTGGGCTACAGCAACATGTATATATGGCGACTATATATATGTTGTAGGCGTTGCGAGAAACTCTACCCAGCATACTATGATAAGAATTGAGAAGAGGTATAAATATGATGGAGAGCTAGAGGCGTGGAAGGTCTATGGATTTGGAATACCATTTGAATGCCTATTTGTTGACGAAAAACTCTATGTGGTGGGAGCAAATGTTTCTACACCAGGTATTTGGCAGTGGCTTATTATAGAACTTGACACAGATTTAAATGTGTTGAGAAGCAGAACATCAATTCCTTCAATTGGTGGCGGCTGGGCATATTCTGTTGATAGCGATGGTGAACATCTCTATATAGCTGGGTTTGGGATGTCTCCAACAGGTATGGAGTGGCATGTAGAGAAATGGAGAATAGACATCCTATCTCCTGTATACGCTAAGAGCTGGAAGCCCTCACCTGAAGATTCATGGGCTTTTGGAATAACGTATAACAATTTCACTAAACAGTTATGGGTAGTTGGCTACTACTATAATCCAGATGTAGACAACGCTTGTTGGAGGATAGAGATTCTAGATACCAATCTAACACATGTAAAAGCTATAAACATAGATGGGCTGTGTGGCGCAGGAGCATCTACAGTTGTATTTGATGAGAATGGCAATGGATATGTTGTTGGAAATGGGATAGCTCTTATAAACTCTACAGGGGGACGTAATTGGATATACTAA
- a CDS encoding protein of unknown function UPF0066 (COGs: COG1720 conserved hypothetical protein~InterPro IPR001378~KEGG: hbu:Hbut_0597 hypothetical protein~PFAM: protein of unknown function UPF0066~SPTR: A2BKE5 Universally conserved protein~PFAM: Uncharacterised protein family UPF0066~TIGRFAM: conserved hypothetical protein TIGR00104), translated as MEIVFRPIGYVRTRYSDEEVSKSIEGVDGYIEILPEYEEGLDGIEDFSHLVVIAYLHKVDRNSFPLRVKPFRKFARVGISLPEVPLVGVFVSNSPHRPNPIALTIVKLVKRNRNILYVSSLDLYDGTPILDLKPYGYGMRIKDIKVPRWYEEAWNLIKSIFRLTTLD; from the coding sequence ATGGAAATAGTGTTTAGACCCATAGGATATGTAAGAACTAGATATAGTGATGAAGAGGTTTCAAAATCTATAGAAGGTGTTGATGGATATATAGAGATTCTACCCGAATATGAAGAGGGCTTAGATGGGATAGAGGACTTCTCCCATCTGGTTGTAATAGCCTATCTACATAAGGTTGATAGAAATAGCTTTCCATTGAGGGTAAAACCATTTAGAAAATTTGCTAGAGTTGGTATATCTCTTCCGGAGGTGCCATTGGTAGGCGTATTTGTATCCAATTCTCCACATAGACCTAACCCCATTGCTTTAACCATAGTGAAACTTGTTAAGAGGAATAGAAATATTCTCTATGTATCTAGTCTAGATCTATATGATGGTACTCCTATTCTAGACCTAAAGCCATATGGATATGGAATGAGGATAAAAGATATAAAGGTTCCTAGATGGTATGAAGAAGCATGGAATTTGATAAAAAGTATATTTAGGCTGACAACCCTTGACTAA
- a CDS encoding thymidylate kinase (COGs: COG0125 Thymidylate kinase~InterPro IPR000062:IPR018095:IPR018094~KEGG: smr:Smar_0624 thymidylate kinase~PFAM: thymidylate kinase~PRIAM: dTMP kinase~SPTR: A3DM71 Probable thymidylate kinase~TIGRFAM: thymidylate kinase~PFAM: Thymidylate kinase~TIGRFAM: thymidylate kinase) — MTKAGMGLFIVLEGIDGAGKTTIAKMLLDDLERNGYRTIYTFEPWTTRFVEDLKSLGMRRDAYIDALIYAADRLVHVKEVIEPAIRDGYIVVCDRYFYSSVAYQSAMGVPMDWIITLNMFALKPDLAIYLDVEPEIGIARKRGYKSRFPEYEEYGILRKAREIYLEMVRRNMLVYIYAGRDIGDVYRDVRNIVYRAIEQSYRR; from the coding sequence TTGACTAAAGCTGGTATGGGTCTGTTTATTGTTTTAGAGGGTATTGATGGTGCTGGGAAGACAACTATAGCCAAAATGCTTTTGGATGATCTTGAAAGAAATGGTTATAGAACTATATACACCTTTGAGCCATGGACAACAAGATTCGTTGAAGATCTAAAGAGCTTGGGTATGCGGAGGGATGCATATATAGATGCACTTATATATGCAGCTGATAGACTTGTCCATGTTAAGGAGGTCATAGAGCCTGCTATTAGAGATGGATATATAGTTGTATGTGATAGGTATTTCTATAGTAGTGTAGCTTATCAATCAGCTATGGGGGTTCCTATGGACTGGATAATAACTTTGAATATGTTTGCATTGAAGCCAGATCTAGCTATATATCTAGATGTAGAGCCTGAGATTGGTATTGCTAGGAAGAGGGGATATAAATCTAGATTTCCTGAATATGAAGAATATGGTATTCTTAGGAAAGCTAGGGAGATATATCTTGAGATGGTTAGGAGGAATATGTTGGTGTATATCTATGCTGGTAGAGATATTGGGGATGTGTATAGAGATGTTAGAAATATTGTTTATAGAGCTATAGAGCAGAGCTATAGGCGGTAG
- a CDS encoding phospholipid-binding protein, PBP family (COGs: COG1881 Phospholipid-binding protein~InterPro IPR008914:IPR005247~KEGG: smr:Smar_0200 PBP family phospholipid-binding protein~PFAM: PEBP family protein~SPTR: A3DL03 Phospholipid-binding protein, PBP family~PFAM: Phosphatidylethanolamine-binding protein~TIGRFAM: conserved hypothetical protein TIGR00481) encodes MRPIVLILIVIVVIASVAIGVYLYLQRYFQKPIEISIPIPLELSASLTRASRSIRVESPEFRPNETIPTAFTCDGSDISPPLIIEGVPSQTVSIAIIVYDPDAPGGIFYHWLLYSIKPSSRIEIPASIPKLAETKIGFQGFNDFGRIGYGGPCPPKGDKPHRYIFMVLALDIDIRTPSLKPSEFLKEVNGHIIAYGYTIGIYRRA; translated from the coding sequence TTGAGACCCATAGTATTAATATTAATAGTTATTGTTGTTATAGCTAGTGTAGCTATAGGAGTTTACTTATATCTTCAAAGATATTTTCAAAAACCTATAGAGATAAGCATTCCAATACCATTAGAGCTTTCTGCATCTCTTACTAGAGCCAGTAGGTCAATTAGAGTTGAAAGCCCTGAGTTTAGACCAAATGAAACTATACCAACAGCCTTTACATGTGATGGAAGTGATATCTCACCTCCATTAATAATAGAGGGAGTTCCATCGCAAACCGTAAGTATCGCCATAATTGTTTATGACCCAGATGCTCCAGGAGGAATATTTTATCATTGGCTTCTCTACTCAATAAAACCTTCATCTAGAATAGAAATTCCAGCTTCTATTCCAAAGCTAGCTGAGACTAAAATAGGATTCCAAGGATTTAATGATTTTGGTAGAATTGGGTATGGTGGACCATGTCCACCCAAAGGCGATAAACCACATAGATATATATTCATGGTTCTAGCATTAGATATTGACATTAGAACCCCTAGTCTAAAACCAAGTGAATTCTTAAAGGAGGTAAATGGACATATCATAGCCTATGGATATACTATAGGGATCTATAGAAGAGCTTAA